One genomic window of Oligoflexus sp. includes the following:
- a CDS encoding cobyric acid synthase: MPRLSPVLMVQGTSSNVGKSLIATALCRWFAQRGFKVAPFKAQNMALNAGVTRDGGEIGRAQLIQAEAAGVEATVHMNPLLLKPEGDRHSQLVVLGRPAGRYHFGSYHEAKPRLREIILKSLEQLRRTHDVVIVEGAGSPAEVNLKANDIVNMFVAKSVQAPVILVGDIDRGGVFASLLGTVDLLDPDERELVAGFVINKFRGDPALFVDGIRFIEERSQKPVFGVLPYMRHHGVAEEDSLGLDTRPDRLRRDPLGIDIAVIRLPRISNYDEFAKLEEEQHCHVAYVTDPREIRDADLVIIPGSKATINDLRWLRERGFDEALKQRLADHKPMLAVCGGYQMMGLHVDDPEQVEADVTRVEALGLLPVHTHFTAEKITRQRSMQFIKAPHWMPNMSGTPVEGYEIHMGQVTLPSDSEPGGKALYDAEDGSVDGWLHANGNFLGTLIHGLFDNTHLRLATINALRRVKGLSPIKHSQARAQQKAFDELAATWDQHIDMNAILKLLHLPARKDHAL; encoded by the coding sequence ATGCCCCGCCTAAGTCCTGTCCTTATGGTTCAAGGAACCAGCTCCAACGTGGGCAAGAGTCTGATCGCCACCGCGCTCTGCCGCTGGTTTGCTCAGCGCGGTTTCAAGGTCGCGCCTTTTAAAGCGCAGAACATGGCCCTGAATGCCGGCGTCACGCGTGATGGAGGCGAGATCGGACGGGCGCAGCTGATTCAAGCCGAGGCCGCAGGCGTGGAAGCCACGGTGCATATGAATCCCCTTTTATTGAAGCCCGAGGGTGATCGTCACTCGCAGCTGGTCGTGCTGGGGCGCCCGGCCGGACGCTATCACTTTGGAAGTTATCATGAAGCGAAGCCGCGGCTCCGTGAAATTATTCTGAAGAGCCTTGAGCAACTGAGACGAACTCATGATGTCGTCATCGTGGAAGGCGCCGGCAGTCCCGCGGAAGTCAATCTGAAAGCCAATGACATTGTGAATATGTTCGTTGCGAAGAGCGTTCAGGCTCCTGTGATCCTGGTCGGCGACATTGATCGCGGCGGTGTTTTTGCCTCGCTCCTGGGCACCGTGGACCTTTTGGATCCGGATGAGCGGGAGCTGGTGGCCGGCTTTGTGATCAATAAATTTCGGGGCGATCCCGCGCTCTTCGTCGATGGCATCCGCTTTATCGAAGAACGCAGTCAAAAGCCTGTGTTCGGTGTTTTGCCTTACATGCGGCATCACGGAGTGGCCGAAGAGGATTCACTCGGGCTGGATACGCGGCCGGATCGTTTGCGTCGTGATCCCCTTGGCATTGATATCGCCGTGATCCGTTTGCCGCGAATTTCCAACTATGATGAATTCGCGAAGCTTGAAGAAGAGCAGCATTGCCATGTGGCCTATGTCACGGACCCGCGTGAAATCCGGGATGCCGACCTTGTGATCATACCCGGTTCGAAAGCCACCATCAATGATCTGCGCTGGTTGCGGGAACGCGGCTTCGATGAGGCTTTAAAACAGCGCCTGGCGGATCATAAACCGATGCTGGCCGTCTGTGGCGGTTATCAGATGATGGGCCTTCATGTCGATGATCCCGAGCAGGTGGAAGCGGACGTCACCCGCGTCGAGGCCCTCGGTCTTCTGCCGGTGCACACGCATTTTACGGCGGAAAAGATCACGCGGCAGAGGTCGATGCAGTTCATCAAAGCGCCTCATTGGATGCCGAATATGAGCGGCACGCCCGTCGAAGGTTACGAGATTCATATGGGGCAGGTGACGCTGCCATCCGACTCGGAACCAGGCGGGAAAGCTCTTTATGATGCCGAGGATGGCAGTGTCGATGGCTGGCTGCATGCGAACGGAAACTTCCTGGGAACCCTGATTCATGGGCTCTTCGATAACACCCATCTGCGCCTTGCGACCATCAATGCCCTCAGGCGGGTCAAGGGTTTATCACCGATCAAACACAGCCAGGCGCGGGCCCAGCAGAAGGCCTTTGATGAACTGGCGGCGACCTGGGATCAGCACATTGATATGAACGCCATCCTGAAACTCCTTCATTTGCCGGCAAGGAAAGACCATGCACTTTAA
- a CDS encoding histidinol-phosphate transaminase: MEPRIWKHGGLTPDGALPDPSVLDLSVNINPYGPDPDLVTFLARQAFDQYPDPEQKELREGLAALAGRTAAEILVGNGCNELFWATARAFLKPGLKWIAVEPNYSEFTRAALRTGAERIVFRAEEKNQFQWTLDELKDALEAHNPVLILLSNPCSPTGFFQDMSGLSRLASHYPRTLFCLDHSFLSLSPHWRSASLLEWPPNALRFHSLTKDFSIAGLRLGYMEAHPYLLREIAQEIPTWSVNSLAQAAGLWIVEHHEKLTRSRELLLNDHQLLEAGLQARSIPYVPSQTIFTLLKPQNVDPLIARLWSEHRILVRSCASYDLPAWIRVAARPQAELQRFWKALDEELSCPA, encoded by the coding sequence ATGGAGCCTAGGATATGGAAGCACGGAGGCCTGACTCCGGACGGCGCTTTGCCCGATCCTTCCGTTTTGGATCTGAGTGTGAATATCAATCCCTACGGTCCCGATCCGGACCTTGTCACCTTTCTCGCGCGTCAGGCCTTTGATCAGTATCCTGATCCCGAGCAGAAGGAATTGCGCGAGGGCCTCGCTGCTCTTGCGGGCCGCACTGCCGCAGAAATTCTGGTGGGCAATGGCTGCAATGAACTCTTTTGGGCGACGGCGCGGGCTTTTTTAAAGCCCGGTTTGAAATGGATCGCCGTGGAACCCAATTATTCAGAGTTCACGCGCGCGGCTTTGCGAACAGGCGCGGAACGGATTGTTTTCCGCGCCGAAGAAAAAAATCAATTCCAATGGACCTTGGATGAATTGAAAGACGCTCTGGAGGCGCATAATCCTGTGCTTATACTCCTGAGCAACCCCTGCAGCCCGACCGGCTTCTTTCAGGATATGAGCGGTCTCAGTCGGCTTGCGTCCCATTATCCTCGGACGCTTTTTTGCTTGGATCATTCTTTTTTGAGCCTCAGTCCTCACTGGCGTTCGGCCAGTCTTTTGGAATGGCCGCCGAATGCTTTGCGCTTTCATTCCTTGACCAAGGATTTTTCCATAGCCGGTCTGCGCCTTGGTTATATGGAGGCGCATCCCTATCTTCTGCGGGAGATCGCTCAGGAAATCCCCACCTGGTCAGTCAATAGCCTGGCCCAGGCGGCTGGACTTTGGATCGTCGAGCATCATGAGAAGCTGACCCGCAGCCGTGAGCTGCTGCTGAACGATCATCAGCTTTTGGAGGCAGGGCTTCAGGCCCGTTCCATCCCTTATGTGCCCTCGCAAACGATATTCACTCTGCTGAAACCCCAAAACGTCGACCCTCTGATCGCACGGCTTTGGAGTGAGCATCGCATTTTAGTCCGCAGCTGCGCATCCTATGATTTACCCGCTTGGATTCGTGTGGCGGCGCGGCCGCAGGCCGAGCTGCAGCGTTTTTGGAAAGCCCTCGACGAGGAGTTATCATGCCCCGCCTAA
- the cbiB gene encoding adenosylcobinamide-phosphate synthase CbiB, with translation MPSPLILALAWILALALDLLVGEYPNRFHPVVWIGRTISWGERIFLGRGARFEFMGGLLLTLTIPAFFAGAAYFTIQAAEALPIPQLFITTFWLKASFAWKALGGAAENVHKHLEQGNVDAARFELRALCSRNASQLNEEELTEAAISSLAENLSDSVIAPWFFAVFFGVPGAVFYRAVNTMDAMIGYKNHYKNLGCVAARTDDVLNYIPARITVLFLLAARSINGRIQNLDTPRAAFAWSVARRDHALTPSPNGGWPMATMAGMLGIQLRKTSVYTLGQRLRPSTLPLIHEAWRFAEGAAALAWPFFMAAALLMAGLWA, from the coding sequence ATGCCTAGCCCCCTGATCCTTGCTCTGGCGTGGATACTTGCCCTCGCCTTGGATCTTTTGGTCGGCGAGTATCCCAACCGTTTCCATCCGGTGGTCTGGATAGGCCGTACGATAAGCTGGGGCGAAAGGATTTTTTTGGGTCGCGGGGCGCGCTTCGAATTCATGGGCGGGCTGCTCCTTACCCTCACGATTCCCGCATTTTTTGCAGGCGCGGCTTATTTCACGATTCAAGCTGCGGAAGCCTTGCCGATCCCGCAGCTTTTCATCACAACCTTCTGGCTCAAGGCGAGCTTTGCCTGGAAAGCTCTGGGTGGTGCCGCGGAGAATGTGCATAAGCATCTGGAGCAGGGCAATGTGGATGCCGCTCGTTTTGAGCTGCGGGCTCTTTGCAGCCGGAATGCGAGTCAACTCAATGAAGAGGAGCTGACCGAAGCCGCCATCAGTTCCCTGGCCGAAAATTTATCGGATAGCGTGATCGCACCCTGGTTTTTCGCTGTGTTCTTCGGAGTGCCGGGGGCGGTTTTTTATCGGGCCGTGAATACCATGGACGCCATGATCGGCTACAAGAATCATTATAAGAATCTGGGCTGCGTCGCCGCCCGCACGGATGATGTCTTGAATTATATACCGGCGCGTATCACCGTTCTCTTTCTTCTCGCCGCGCGCAGCATCAATGGCCGCATTCAAAACCTCGACACGCCCAGGGCTGCGTTCGCATGGTCGGTCGCGCGTCGGGATCATGCGCTGACGCCGAGTCCCAATGGAGGCTGGCCCATGGCAACGATGGCGGGAATGCTCGGCATCCAGCTGCGGAAGACCTCGGTCTATACTCTCGGTCAGCGTTTAAGACCCAGCACGCTGCCTTTGATTCATGAGGCCTGGCGTTTTGCAGAAGGGGCGGCGGCCTTGGCCTGGCCTTTTTTTATGGCCGCTGCGCTGCTGATGGCTGGACTATGGGCATAA